Below is a window of Ammoniphilus sp. CFH 90114 DNA.
ATTTCAGCTAATAAAGCATTCACGGCACCAAAAGAGATCGCCATAAGACTTCCCATTTGCATAAACACCATGGCTGTAGCTACACCTAGTGCTACGTTTGTAATGCTCCACCAGCCCATCGTACGGTAATGGGAGGGGACCTTTTCTAATGCATAATCTTCTTTTACTTCATTTCGAGAATCATGAGGTGATTCTTTGGGAACCATAATTTCTGCCAATTGGATCAACTCCTTTTCATTTTTTAGTAAACCTAACCCTCGGTTTTTCTAAAAAAGAACTTCCCTCCTTTGTTTAAAAATAGCCAATCACAAATATCTAATGCAAGTATAGTGCCAATTCTAAAAAGTCAGACTTCAACACTAGGAACAAGGGTTTATCTTTCAGTTGGTGGGAGAATAAATCAGTATTCTGCAGATCATCCTTCAATTCTGCAATAATGGTTTTCATTTTTGAAAGATTTCAAGATGCACTAAGGCAATGATAAGGAGATGATGGAGTAGATCATCTACGCAAAGAGGATCATTAGAATGATTTCAATAATGAAACTAATATAATCTGAAATTTGGATCTATACTGAATATTTAATGAGATGAAGCTTGCCTGAAGCCTGTTGTTGTCTAGCTTCCTGCAGCTGACCACACAGGTTTCAATTTTGAAACCTGTGATTTCAGATTTGATACAGTTTGGGGTGGTTTTTAGAAATTCATCGCGGTGTTGTCCTACCCATGAATTGGCATACAATTTGCTTTATTTAAATTAGAGAGAAAATTAGCTTTGTGGAGGCATTTAGGACCCCATCATTCTAAGGAGGAATAACATGAGTAAATATCAATTGGCGGTAGACGTAGGTGGAACATTTACGGACGTTTTTATCTTTAATGAAGAAACGAAAGAAATATCGGTAACGAAGGTATCTTCCACCCCTCACAATCCAGCGGAAGGAATCATGACTGGGATTACACAATCTAATGTGTCGGCGGAAGATATTCATTTATTTTCACACGGGACGACGGTTGGGTTAAATGCCTTGATTACTCGTAATTTACCCAACACCGTTCTTATCACAACGAAAGGTTTCCGAGATGTGCCAGAAATTCGCCGTGGAACTAAATTGGAACTCTGGGATGCATATGAGGATGTAGCTCCACCTTACATAAAAAGACGGAATCGATTTGAAGTGGAAGAAAGGGTTGATTACCAAGGGGAATTGATCACTCCTTTAAATGAATTAGAAGCAAGGGACCTAGCACGTATATTGAAAAAAAGAGGAGTTGAATCCGTAGCTATATGTTTTATCAATGCCTATAACAATGGCATCAACGAACTGAGGATGAAGCAAATTCTGCAGGAAGAACTTCCAGATGTGTATATTTGTACTTCAAGTGAAACGCTTCCGGAAATTTTTGAGCATGAACGAATGAGTACAACAATTGTGAACGCGGTGCTTGGTCCCCTTTTAACCCATTACATTCAAAACCTCACGCTGGAAATGAGAGAAAAAGGGTATAAGGGAGATGTTCTCCTTCTGCATTCCGGCGGGGGAGTGATGACATCTGAGACGGTTTCGAAATACGGGGCGAGAATAGCGAGCTCCGGAATCGCCGCGGGTGCTATTGCAGGATCTTACATTGCCAAGTTGTGTGGATTCAACAATGCTATTGGGCTTGACATGGGGGGAACGAGTACAGATATTTCCCTGATGTACAATGGGGATTTACGAATCACTAAGGAATGGTATATCGAATATGGCTATCCTATTGGTTTTCCGAGCATCGAAATCTTGACCATTGGCGCAGGTGGAGGAAGCTTAGCCTGGATAGACAATGGGGGTTCATTAAGAAATGGTCCGCAAAGTGCGGGAGCGGATCCGGGCCCGGCTTGCTATATGAAAGGTGGGGTCGAACCGACGAATACGGATGCCAACGTATTGCTAGGTAGACTCAATACGAAGCTGTTAAGCGGAAAAATGACCTTGAACAAGGAAGCTTCCGCTCAAGTCATTCAAGAAAAGATAGGAAATTACTTTAATCTTTCCGACTATGAGGCTGCCAATTCGATTGTGAAGGTGGCGAATGCCAATATGTGTGACGCTCTTCGCCTGATATCGGTTCGTCGAGGATATGATCCTAGGGATTTTGCCTTGGTCGTATTCGGAGGCGCAGGAGCCCTTCATGGAGCCCACTTAGCCAAAGAAATGGAGATTCCGACCGTCATTGTTCCTCCGTTCCCGGGAATCACTTCCGCTATGGGATGTTTATTGGTCGATGTGCGGCATGATCTATCCAAGACGTATCATGTCAGAGCGGCGGATGTGACGAGTGATGAGCTTGAAAAGGAGTTTATGGCTCTGGAAAAGGAAGCTATTAAACTATTACAAGCAGAAGGAATAGAGGATCAGGATATGAATCTGATTCGCTACTTGGACATGCGCTATATGGGACAATGGCGTTCCCTCGAAGTGCCTTTAAGTCGCCCTGTTCATTCCTTGGAAGAAGCACTAGATCGATTCCACCAAGAACATCAGAGAGAATTTGCTTATTCTGACCGTAGTCAAGTTGTGGAAATTCATGGTCTTCGGGTCGCTGCTGTTGGTACGGTTCCCAAGCCGGCCTTACCTAAATACGAACCTGTAGGGACATTAGAAGAGGCATTAGTGGAATATCGCGATGTTTATTTTGAGGAAGCCGGAGGAATGGTGAAGACTCCTATATATGCTAGAGATAGCATTCCAACTCTGTCGGAATTTACCGGTCCTGCTATTGCAGAGCAGATGGATTCTACCACAGTCATCCCTCCTGGTTTTCACGTAAAGGTTGATGAATATAAGAACATGATTATGACATATGAAAAGAAGGAGGAGTTGTAGAATGAGCAGGTTACTAGATGGAAAGACAAAAGGATTTCAAAGTAAGCTTGACCCGGTTACGTTTGAAGTGTTGAAGAATGCATTTGTAAACTTAGTAGATCAAATTTCTGAACAGATTCTAAGGACTTGTTATTCTTTTGTTATTTATAACCGTGATTTTAGCTCCGCCCTTTGTGATGCCAAAGGGAATACGGTCATGCAAGGTACGCAAGATATATCCGTACATGTCGGAACGTTGCATTTGAAAGCCAAGGCCATCATTGAGGATTTTGGTGATGATATTCATCCTGGTGATGTGTTCCTGATTAATGACCCTTACCGTGGAGGCACTCATTTCTGTGATATAGGAATCATTCGTCCTGTATTTTTTGAAGGTGAACTGATCTCCTTCATGCAGTCCACCGGACATTGGGCGGATGTAGGCGGATCGGTTCCGGGTTCCTTTGATGTAAAAGCCCTTGAGCATTACGGGGAAGGAACTCGAATCCCGCCAGTCCGATTGATCAGTAAAGGGGTCTATTTGGCCGACGTAGCCAATCTATTGGTCGCCAATATGCGTCTTCCGGAAGAGAGACTAGGAGATTTGCGTGCTCAGGCGGAGGCAACAAGAGTCGGAGAAAAGCAGCTTTTGGAATTAATCCGAAAATACGGCAAGGAAACCGTCCTTACCGCTTTTGATGAGGTGCAGGATTATGTGGAGAGGTTAGCGACATCGAAAATAACTGGGCTACCTAATGGAACATGGGAGACTGTAGACTATATTGATATGGACCCGCAATTGGGAGATGCTCTAATTCCAATTAGGGTGAAAATGGAAATTACCGATGATAAGATTCGCTATGACTTAAGCGGCTCACATCAGTATATTGGTTGTTTTTTGAATGCGGGATTTGGAGCGTCATTCTCAGCGGTTGTAGCAGGAACCAAAACCTTTTTCCCAGAAATCCCTTTAAACTCAGGGTTTTATCGTGTTCTTGATGTCCATTTGCCAGAGAACTCGGTCGTCAATGCCCCATGGCCGGTAGCGGTTACCGGATTCTGCTCTGGGGCTTATGAGAAGATCATGAACGCGATTTTCGAATTATGGTCCCAAATCATGCCGGAACGAGCCCTTGCCTGCTCTTTTAACCTGGAATACTTATTAATTGGAGGGTGGGATAAGCGCGACAGTTATGACAATTACTTTATGTGGTATGACTGGATGGCCGGCGGCCATGGAGGCCGCAATGAGAGAGATGGGGCCAATGCCTTATCCCCCGTATTTGGTGTGGGATTAAGCATTCAGCCTTGCGAAGGACAAGAAAGACTATCACCAGTTATAACGACCCATCATTCGATAATTACGGATTCCGGTGGGCCCGGTCAGTATCGGGGAGGATGCGGTGTTGAAAAAGGAGGATTGCTCACTAAAATTGATCGGACGGTCATGTCTTATTGTTGTGATCGATCCCGATCTGTTACTTGGGGAATATTTGGGGGGCTTCCGTCTTATCCACACGGGGCTTGGCTGAATCGCGGTAAAGAGAACGAGCGGTTTTTAGGATCCATTTTCTCTAATGTACAAGTCCAGCAGGGTGATTCTTTTGTTCGTCCCTCTGCAGGCGGAGGCGGTTTAGGAGATCCGTTGAAGAGAGAGGTAAATGAAGTACTCGAAGATGTGATCGATGGATACGTGTCCATCGATAGAGCCAAAAAAGATTATGGTGTCGTGATTCGTGAAATTGATAAGGAAATAGACCTGTATGAAATTGATCACGAGGCCACGCAAGTTGAAAGAGAATACATCAAACTGAATAGAAAAGATTGGCTAACGGCAAGCATTGAGGAAGTCCAGGATCTCTATAATCAGGGAATGATTGACCGATTGGATTTGATCCGTCGCTATGGGGTCATCTTGGATGATCAGACGGGGGAAATATTGCCTAATTCCACCAAGCAATATCGGGAAACCTTATACAAAAGAACATTGAAATATTGGAATGCCGCTCATTAAATTTAACAAAAACTCTTGAACCTCTTGCTTAGGGGGCCAAGAGTTTTTACCTTTGGTTTCACTATGGTTTGGATGGATAAGCGCGAGTGTCCTACAGATGCAAGGGTCCTTCTATTAAGTTTCGTAATGACAAAACCCCTTTTGGTACAGGGAGCGGGTTTTCCAATGTGGTAGATACAGCCTATCCTCTAGGGGGGATTGTATTGCCTAACGATGAGGAAGTGATTGTCTTCTTAAACTACGCAACCACGGGAGGGGGCTTTATGACCATCGGGACGGTCATCAGCCCTGACCATGATCTGATTACCCGCCTTAGACCCAACGGGTCGATCCGTTTTATGGCAGTGACCGTCAATCAAGCTATTCAAGCAAGACTAGATAAAAAGACTCAGATTCAGAGAGTAGCTGAAGTGATTAAAGCATAAGGACAGGAAACAAGTATCTTCTAACTCTATAAGT
It encodes the following:
- a CDS encoding hydantoinase/oxoprolinase family protein; its protein translation is MSKYQLAVDVGGTFTDVFIFNEETKEISVTKVSSTPHNPAEGIMTGITQSNVSAEDIHLFSHGTTVGLNALITRNLPNTVLITTKGFRDVPEIRRGTKLELWDAYEDVAPPYIKRRNRFEVEERVDYQGELITPLNELEARDLARILKKRGVESVAICFINAYNNGINELRMKQILQEELPDVYICTSSETLPEIFEHERMSTTIVNAVLGPLLTHYIQNLTLEMREKGYKGDVLLLHSGGGVMTSETVSKYGARIASSGIAAGAIAGSYIAKLCGFNNAIGLDMGGTSTDISLMYNGDLRITKEWYIEYGYPIGFPSIEILTIGAGGGSLAWIDNGGSLRNGPQSAGADPGPACYMKGGVEPTNTDANVLLGRLNTKLLSGKMTLNKEASAQVIQEKIGNYFNLSDYEAANSIVKVANANMCDALRLISVRRGYDPRDFALVVFGGAGALHGAHLAKEMEIPTVIVPPFPGITSAMGCLLVDVRHDLSKTYHVRAADVTSDELEKEFMALEKEAIKLLQAEGIEDQDMNLIRYLDMRYMGQWRSLEVPLSRPVHSLEEALDRFHQEHQREFAYSDRSQVVEIHGLRVAAVGTVPKPALPKYEPVGTLEEALVEYRDVYFEEAGGMVKTPIYARDSIPTLSEFTGPAIAEQMDSTTVIPPGFHVKVDEYKNMIMTYEKKEEL
- a CDS encoding hydantoinase B/oxoprolinase family protein, whose translation is MSRLLDGKTKGFQSKLDPVTFEVLKNAFVNLVDQISEQILRTCYSFVIYNRDFSSALCDAKGNTVMQGTQDISVHVGTLHLKAKAIIEDFGDDIHPGDVFLINDPYRGGTHFCDIGIIRPVFFEGELISFMQSTGHWADVGGSVPGSFDVKALEHYGEGTRIPPVRLISKGVYLADVANLLVANMRLPEERLGDLRAQAEATRVGEKQLLELIRKYGKETVLTAFDEVQDYVERLATSKITGLPNGTWETVDYIDMDPQLGDALIPIRVKMEITDDKIRYDLSGSHQYIGCFLNAGFGASFSAVVAGTKTFFPEIPLNSGFYRVLDVHLPENSVVNAPWPVAVTGFCSGAYEKIMNAIFELWSQIMPERALACSFNLEYLLIGGWDKRDSYDNYFMWYDWMAGGHGGRNERDGANALSPVFGVGLSIQPCEGQERLSPVITTHHSIITDSGGPGQYRGGCGVEKGGLLTKIDRTVMSYCCDRSRSVTWGIFGGLPSYPHGAWLNRGKENERFLGSIFSNVQVQQGDSFVRPSAGGGGLGDPLKREVNEVLEDVIDGYVSIDRAKKDYGVVIREIDKEIDLYEIDHEATQVEREYIKLNRKDWLTASIEEVQDLYNQGMIDRLDLIRRYGVILDDQTGEILPNSTKQYRETLYKRTLKYWNAAH